GTGTATCATTCCAGCTTGCAATGTAtcaattttaatgttattttttcaattttcctTCTCTATTTATTTACAACTCTTGGCCTTTCTTTTCTCAATTTAGGATTATTAAAGGGGGTGGGTTTCTGTAGATGGATAATGCTTTAACATATCTTTTAATGAGTGTTTTGTGATTCTTTACCCGCCTTGTgagaattatattataataggTAGTCTTGTTTTTACAGGAAATGAGTAGTTTGAATTAAAAGAGTGAGTGGGACGCATCTATGATGAGTTTAAGGTGCTTTTAATGATGACTGATATTCATACTCGGGTAACCGGAGTGAAAATAAACAATTAGCTTCTCAAACTACCGTATGCCTTAATAAAAtcatttatcataaaaaaatgatCTTCAATTCTTGGTAATTCAAATGCCGTATTTTGTAGatgaatatataattttacagATATATCATACTTCCTACTCGGTCgtcaattaattattatttgctGTCCTccattttttattggttttttaATTGTTGGAGAGATAGGTTGAGGTGGGTGGAAGCAAAAAAGCTGCTGATCGAAGATCATTTTCTTGCACAAAAGCTATTGGTTcatgttatatttattaatttttaaaaaatttcaagtgTTATGTTGTTCCCATGTCGAGCATGTTTCCTTAAACATTATCAGCATTTAAAACTGACAATTAACTGGTTTTTAATTGAAGAAACGGGAGAGAAATATTATAATGAAAAGGAATGggagatttttttatcaaaatccCATTCCCCCTCTCATTCCTTTATGCATTGTTTGGTAAGAAGGAAATAGAAAATAGGAGTAATCCATCTATCCTATTTCTCTCCTCTATATGAAATTGACTCTTACGATAAGAATCATTTATAATCAGCACTATACAACAATATGGATCATTGTATTGATGATACAATCggtttaaaaaataaaccacTTCACAAGAGACAAAAGTACTATGTTACAAATCAGTTGGTGACTTTGGACCAAATGCTATAGGCTTAAATGCAGCTAACAACACAGAAACTTTACATACAAGAAATCCCATCATTCCAACTATGAGATCTTTTGGTGTTAGCATGACTTGAAGATCTCCAGAGCTATACCTTGATGCAATTACAGCCAAGCCTAGAGCCAAAGCCACACTTGCTATTGGACCCTTAACTCCCTTGAATAATGCATCAGTTCTACCCTTGTCACTGGTGATTAGTTCTGAAGCTGGCAATTCATCCACAGATTTCTGCAACAGTAGCAGATACAAGAAGCCTCCAATCCCACCAATCAAGAAGTCAATTCCAGCATTTTCCCCGGCTGAGAAGGAAGCCACAGATGTACCAAAAAGTGTCAGCATAGCATCATAAAATAACAATGAGAACTTCAAATCTGCATATTCCCTCATGCTATCTTCCTTTGAGATATTAGGATTTGAGAGCAAGGTATGGTCATTAAGTCCTTTGTTGAAGATGCTGGTGAGATCATTCCCTTCTAGGCCAGTAACAAGGGTAGGTCTTAATTCCAACATGGACAGATCAGTTCCCTCACCAAGCAACACATCATCAATCTGAAAGTCATACTGGAAACCAGTGTACCTTTGTACCCCATCTTCCAATCCAGACGGTTGCCCTTCATAACTAATAACCATTAAGGATACACTTCCTAGGCGCCACTGACCTGACCTTAGAGACGGAAGAAGGGTGTTGTAAGAAAGCCTTGGTTTGAACAGGTCAATATTTTTCACAAAGAGCATATATTGGTTGTATAATGCTTTTAAAACTCGAATTTGAGCTTTCGATGTTAGAAGAAAATAGTAGTACACTGGCTTCCTAGCAAACAATACACAAGGGATGTTTTGCTCAGTACTCAAAAACAGATTTGTGCGCAAGACAGTGCTACCAAGCAACTCATTCTTTAACAATTTCCAACATACTCTATCCTAtcagttaaaatttattaaaacctATAAAATCAGAAGTAAAGACTCATTAAATAATGAGACCGAAAAAGTTTTGAGATTTCAAATAAATTTCATCTATTATTTGAGAGTGCATTAAAACTAGCTCTGTTGCAAGTATTTATCTTGTGGATAAACAAGAGTGTTAATCAAGAACACTTTAAAATTGTAGGTCAAGGATGATGTCAACAGAAGCTTTCAATCATTGCAAAACATATCATCAACAATAATATACCTGATTCAACACTAACCCAGAGGGCCTCAAGTCTTGCAATTTTTGGACCCTCAAAAATGAATTCATCAGCAGAACCTCTTTGGAAATGAAGCATGTCAATATTAGTCACATCCCCTGATTCTGTAGAATGATCAATCATCAAACTCACAGGGATTCTTTGCAATATGGAATTTCCATTTTCATCTATCAGGCAAAGGAGAATTCCAGCATTTAAGTCACTAATACTTGAGCCATATAAGCTGCTGGTACATAACTTGACCCTAAATAAAGATTTGGATCCACCCTCCTTTAGAGATGATGAAATGTTTTCTACTGATGTATTTGTGTACTCTTTCACTTCAGAGGCTGGCAAAAGATGTGAAGGCCTCGCATAGCTCCGAAAATCTGTGAACATTACAGATTGATGAATAAAATAATCTCTTCATTAGAACATTAGTGACCAAACGTCTACTCTCAGTTTTCATTGAAATGGTATACCAAGAAAAGGTCTTCATTATTAAAAGATGTGTTATTATATCATAACCCCGTTTGGTCACAAAATAGGAATAAATACCATTGAACGTTAAGAGAAAAGAAATCATTCAGGTCTTCATTTCAATTAAAGAAGTGACAGACACTAACAGATTAAAGTTATCAATGCATCTACCTCTGTTCAATCTCATAAATTAGAAAGGAAACTTAGGGAAATACTTTTTGGTCCAAAAAATGTGAAAAGCAATCCATATTAGTTACTACCAACCATTGGACACAATAAATACGAAAGTGATTAGTTTTGCCAATTTAACAGAAGTTGTCAAACCAAGCTTCATGTGTGTTTATCACTCATGCTAGAGCTAAAAAAAGAAGGCAAAATTCCAGGATACTGAAGTGATCAGTAACTGCTAAATTTTGAACTTATACTAGATACAGAAATAGGATGAAGCCAACTTAGACAACACACACTTGGACAAAC
The sequence above is a segment of the Phaseolus vulgaris cultivar G19833 chromosome 2, P. vulgaris v2.0, whole genome shotgun sequence genome. Coding sequences within it:
- the LOC137812102 gene encoding uncharacterized protein, translating into MEGIPVRTMIPSASTSHSHHFQRNTIIQLSSSSTTTVPTQNRCLSFSVRAKLSSSDFQDFRSYARPSHLLPASEVKEYTNTSVENISSSLKEGGSKSLFRVKLCTSSLYGSSISDLNAGILLCLIDENGNSILQRIPVSLMIDHSTESGDVTNIDMLHFQRGSADEFIFEGPKIARLEALWVSVESGQWRLGSVSLMVISYEGQPSGLEDGVQRYTGFQYDFQIDDVLLGEGTDLSMLELRPTLVTGLEGNDLTSIFNKGLNDHTLLSNPNISKEDSMREYADLKFSLLFYDAMLTLFGTSVASFSAGENAGIDFLIGGIGGFLYLLLLQKSVDELPASELITSDKGRTDALFKGVKGPIASVALALGLAVIASRYSSGDLQVMLTPKDLIVGMMGFLVCKVSVLLAAFKPIAFGPKSPTDL